The Insulibacter thermoxylanivorax genomic sequence TGACATTCACATGGTTGTCGAGGGGAGTTTCAAAATAGCGCTGCAGTTTGCTGATCTTCTTCTCAGCATATTCCCTTAGTGCATCTGTTACCGTAAGTTGATCGCCGCGAACCTGGATATTCATACTCGATCCCTCCTTCATTACTTACAATTATATGATACCATATCCCATATTCTGCTTTCAAAGCATCTTAACAATTGTTAACCGAATTTTCTAACAATTCTAACAATAATGTGTCAACAAAAACTTCCGCTTCCTGCTCTATTCTTCCTGTTCCTCATAAAAATTAAACACCCCAGTTGCCTGGGGTGCAATGCGCGATTCTGTAGTCATGCAATCTATACCAGCGGTCGAGCTCGACCGGGGTTGATTAGAGCTTTACTACGTTAGCCGCTTGTGGTCCGCGAGCGCCTTCCACGATATCGAATTCAACTGCTTGACCTTCTTCAAGAGTCTTGAAGCCTTCCGATTGAATTGCAGAGTAGTGTACGAATACATCTCCGCCCTCATCAGACTCGATGAAACCATAACCTTTCTCTGCGTTGAACCATTTAACTTTACCTTGCATGTAACACATTCCCTTCGTAATCAAATACGTAAGCTTAACGCTCACAAGTTGACTATAACACTCGCCAACACCAAAGTCAATCAAAAGTCACGCAAGAAAATAAAAATGTGTATGCGTTTACTTGTCCATTCTTCCGCGGCATGCCGCACAAGATCTTTCAGGTCTAGATCATCCACATCCCCCTTGCGCGCACATGGTTTATCATCCACCCTGCAGCGAGAGATTATTCAACAAGTTATTAACAATCTTCTCAACAACATGAAAGCTTGTTTTCATTGTTATTCACAGATTTATTCACATTATCCACAGAGTTGTGGATTGGATAATGGGGATAAGATGGGGAGATGAAGGCGGATACTCCACAGAATGTGGATAACTTTTGATACGAAAACGTGTTCGCATCGAATTTTGGTTATGTTGCTGTGAATAAGCAGATCTTGGGCGTTTCTGCTATGTTGTTCGCATCAGGATGGAGGATTTTTGAGTTCATGACTTAATTTTATTCAGCATATGGCGCGTAGATTGCTGCCAGTCGCTTTAGATGTTTCGACTTATTAGCGATCATAAAGGGGTTGAAAAGAAAAAAGCCAAAGCCGGCGGCTTTGGCAAAGGTTTTACTCTTAGACTTTTGTTAATTTTTAATCAATACTTTCGTCTTTTTATTAATTCTTCGACGATCACC encodes the following:
- a CDS encoding cold shock domain-containing protein — translated: MQGKVKWFNAEKGYGFIESDEGGDVFVHYSAIQSEGFKTLEEGQAVEFDIVEGARGPQAANVVKL